In one window of Saprospiraceae bacterium DNA:
- a CDS encoding tetratricopeptide repeat protein — translation MAQSIDSMAILQIDSLIKVSRQFTAKSDFEKAIEVNNEAGKIVLEKIGKESASYGNFCFNYGRIMHFKREFKEAEKWYLESKSIRDKVFGKVHVDYMWSLNNLGIVYRETGRFKDAESHLLEANFFREKLFGKSHLEYLSGLSALLSLYRSFERLDQAEKICFEFDSICKNFMGEENLYYAGNLVDLGIIYTKKGLYSKAEPLFLKSIDLQLKSSGKENVIYNWTLNNLALLYMRMGQFEQAEPLYLEILERQEKALGILHAERIRTLDNLAFLYEKMGYYEKSESIWLEVNEIVEKLYGKDDKIYGKSLGSLADLYSRIGKYEKAEPLYQNALSIIEKSQGKENLEYSEELNSLANLYLFLNQHLKAENLYLEVLAVEEKIVGKDRQQSSITLGNLALLYGKMGQYEKAEQLFNKAIPIIEASQGKDHQNYADCINSLGAIYFKMGQYQFAESLYVKSLAIIEKILGKHIPVMHLVLII, via the coding sequence ATGGCGCAATCAATCGATTCAATGGCTATTCTGCAAATTGATAGCCTTATAAAAGTTTCCCGTCAATTCACCGCCAAAAGTGATTTCGAAAAAGCCATAGAAGTCAATAATGAAGCCGGGAAAATCGTTTTGGAAAAAATAGGAAAAGAATCGGCTTCATACGGCAATTTTTGTTTCAATTATGGCAGGATTATGCATTTCAAAAGAGAATTCAAAGAAGCAGAAAAATGGTATCTTGAATCTAAATCAATAAGAGATAAAGTATTTGGAAAAGTACACGTTGATTATATGTGGTCCCTAAACAATCTTGGAATTGTTTACAGGGAAACTGGTAGATTTAAGGATGCAGAATCTCATTTGCTCGAAGCAAATTTTTTTCGTGAGAAACTTTTTGGCAAATCACATCTCGAGTATTTGTCAGGATTATCCGCGCTCTTATCCTTATACCGATCATTTGAAAGACTGGATCAGGCAGAAAAGATATGCTTTGAATTCGATTCTATTTGTAAAAATTTTATGGGAGAGGAAAACCTTTACTACGCCGGCAACCTGGTAGATTTAGGAATTATCTACACCAAAAAAGGCTTATACAGCAAGGCAGAACCCCTTTTTCTTAAATCCATTGACTTGCAATTGAAATCAAGTGGTAAGGAGAATGTCATATACAACTGGACATTGAACAATCTTGCACTCCTGTACATGAGAATGGGTCAATTTGAACAGGCTGAACCGCTCTATCTTGAAATTCTTGAAAGGCAGGAAAAGGCTTTGGGCATTTTGCATGCGGAACGCATCAGAACTTTGGATAATCTGGCATTTCTATATGAAAAAATGGGATATTATGAGAAATCTGAAAGCATATGGTTAGAAGTCAATGAAATAGTGGAGAAACTCTATGGTAAGGATGATAAGATTTATGGCAAAAGTTTAGGCAGTCTTGCAGATTTGTATAGCCGTATTGGAAAATATGAAAAGGCAGAACCCCTTTATCAAAATGCGCTAAGCATCATTGAAAAATCGCAGGGAAAGGAAAATTTGGAATATTCCGAAGAATTGAATAGTCTTGCTAATCTCTATTTATTTTTAAATCAACATTTAAAAGCCGAAAATCTATATCTTGAGGTATTGGCAGTTGAAGAGAAGATTGTTGGAAAGGATCGTCAGCAAAGTTCTATAACCTTAGGGAATCTTGCCTTGCTCTATGGAAAAATGGGGCAATATGAAAAAGCGGAACAACTATTCAATAAAGCTATTCCAATTATAGAAGCGAGTCAGGGAAAGGATCATCAAAATTATGCAGATTGTATAAATAGTTTGGGCGCTATATATTTTAAAATGGGCCAATATCAATTTGCTGAATCTTTGTATGTTAAATCCTTAGCCATCATTGAAAAGATTCTTGGAAAACACATCCCAGTTATGCATCTGGTCTTAATAATCTAG
- a CDS encoding caspase family protein — MLINQNATAGKVIAALSWLLEESKGRDQAFIYFSGHGDVETKKSDRGGFPVFLLRGTI, encoded by the coding sequence TTGCTGATTAACCAAAATGCCACAGCCGGCAAGGTCATCGCAGCCCTTTCCTGGCTTTTAGAAGAAAGTAAAGGCAGAGACCAGGCTTTCATTTATTTTTCCGGACATGGCGATGTGGAAACAAAAAAAAGCGATAGAGGTGGATTCCCAGTTTTTTTGCTGCGTGGAACAATTTAG
- a CDS encoding tetratricopeptide repeat protein, with amino-acid sequence MKILTNTESKGIEEDVLAKADSTIVKLYLSFKRTLAKKHFIEPVDDCAEFFYNQLKDHPQLVKLHSTMRRGYAVALQEDAQQVMNTMLKTGLTQQVLKGDSVEVIYKNYPTYIERAAQLLGEDHYMFKQLQARKLFFEGVMQSEKTKKRMAFYKALEWQTDMPHAIAYLIPSFESDQADSAIWCTNKAMELVPSWVEPNVSLARFYVSAKQFDKALEALDLAARVDSNSALIHYTRAGILFQQKDYVRAEKEFLNAIASTDDNVCFPCTHQGLGHLYNVLMQFDKAEASLWKALELDSTFHLALVNLGSVYGQQHQFDKAEEVLLKALKIKSKQVSVLINLANIFSMTGRLEKSVDYYKQALLIDSLHSSAYFGLGRLFQSQGEFVKAEYYYLKVLGIKPDDLDAMNGLGLVYQETGRKENALNQYKEILKQYPEYAPSWVNLGNMYFKSGELEKAKESYQNALKFPRSFAMPFALQGLGSIAMKTGHTQEAENYFVKSLESDQNFWYARLDLINLFFSQNKLEEAKIELDKGIKVNPLISNYYMLYAIHSWLTNKPLPPNDTAWAYLKQAFEKGYNDLATLNSDENLEIFRKDPRWGQYLDKYFPDHHKD; translated from the coding sequence ATGAAAATTCTGACAAATACCGAGAGCAAGGGTATAGAAGAAGATGTGCTTGCCAAAGCAGACTCCACGATTGTGAAACTATATCTCTCATTTAAGAGAACCCTTGCAAAGAAACATTTTATCGAGCCTGTTGATGATTGCGCTGAATTTTTTTACAATCAATTGAAAGATCATCCTCAATTGGTAAAATTACATTCCACAATGCGACGCGGTTACGCAGTGGCCCTTCAGGAGGATGCCCAGCAAGTTATGAATACCATGCTCAAAACAGGGTTGACCCAGCAAGTATTGAAAGGCGACAGCGTAGAAGTGATTTATAAAAACTATCCGACCTATATTGAAAGAGCAGCTCAGCTATTAGGCGAAGATCATTATATGTTTAAGCAGCTCCAGGCACGAAAGCTGTTTTTTGAAGGAGTCATGCAATCAGAAAAAACAAAAAAACGAATGGCATTTTACAAAGCACTCGAATGGCAAACCGATATGCCACACGCCATTGCCTATCTTATACCCAGTTTTGAGTCTGATCAGGCTGACTCAGCCATATGGTGTACAAATAAAGCCATGGAGCTGGTACCTTCCTGGGTGGAACCCAATGTATCCTTGGCTAGGTTTTATGTGTCAGCAAAACAATTCGATAAAGCATTAGAAGCTTTGGATTTAGCAGCCAGAGTTGATTCTAACTCAGCCCTTATTCATTATACAAGGGCAGGGATCTTGTTTCAGCAAAAGGATTATGTCCGCGCAGAAAAGGAATTTTTGAATGCCATTGCATCAACAGATGATAATGTTTGTTTTCCGTGTACTCATCAGGGTCTTGGACATCTTTACAACGTTCTGATGCAATTTGATAAAGCAGAAGCAAGTTTATGGAAGGCATTAGAATTAGACTCTACTTTTCATTTAGCTCTTGTGAATCTTGGATCTGTTTATGGCCAGCAACATCAATTCGATAAAGCCGAGGAAGTATTACTTAAAGCATTAAAAATCAAATCTAAACAAGTTTCAGTTTTAATAAACCTTGCAAATATATTTTCCATGACCGGCAGATTAGAAAAGTCCGTCGATTATTATAAACAAGCACTACTTATTGATTCACTACATTCAAGTGCGTATTTTGGCTTAGGCAGGTTGTTCCAGTCTCAAGGTGAATTTGTAAAAGCAGAATATTATTATCTCAAAGTGCTGGGAATAAAACCTGATGATCTGGATGCCATGAATGGTCTTGGATTGGTTTATCAGGAAACCGGACGTAAAGAAAATGCTCTAAATCAATATAAAGAAATTTTGAAACAATATCCGGAATACGCTCCAAGCTGGGTGAACCTTGGAAATATGTATTTTAAATCGGGCGAACTTGAAAAGGCCAAGGAAAGTTATCAAAATGCGCTTAAGTTTCCACGGTCCTTTGCCATGCCTTTTGCTTTGCAAGGCTTAGGTAGTATTGCTATGAAAACAGGGCATACTCAGGAAGCGGAAAACTATTTTGTCAAATCATTAGAATCTGATCAGAATTTTTGGTATGCAAGGTTGGATCTGATTAATTTGTTCTTCTCTCAGAATAAATTGGAAGAGGCAAAAATAGAATTGGATAAAGGGATAAAAGTAAATCCTCTTATCAGTAATTATTATATGCTATACGCTATCCATTCATGGTTGACCAACAAACCACTCCCTCCAAACGATACTGCCTGGGCATACTTAAAGCAAGCTTTTGAAAAAGGTTATAATGATCTGGCAACACTGAATTCTGATGAAAATCTGGAAATATTTCGAAAGGATCCAAGATGGGGGCAATATTTGGATAAATATTTTCCGGACCATCACAAAGACTGA
- a CDS encoding caspase family protein produces MFKYLLTLVVLWTMYETAASQSKGVSPLSSSDNRPASNTWAVVIGISDYQDPNIPDLRYADKDAEAFANFFRSKAGGSLDDDHIKMLVNEAATGAQIANTLDWLVEVTGEGDQVYIYFSGHGDVESKRISNPGYLLGWDSPSRVYMAGGSINVRDLQDIISTLSVEKKARVVLITDACRSGKLSGSEINGAQLTGQNLARQFQNEIKILSCQPDEYSIEGQQWGGGRGAFSYHLIDGLYGMADGNLDNLVSLKELGRYLEDKVSEEVAPQKQNPLFVGNVSEIMTGVFPDILEELKKVELEK; encoded by the coding sequence ATGTTTAAGTATCTTTTAACACTGGTTGTTTTGTGGACTATGTATGAAACAGCGGCTAGCCAATCCAAAGGTGTATCTCCACTGTCATCCAGCGACAATCGGCCAGCTTCAAATACGTGGGCTGTGGTTATTGGAATCTCCGATTACCAAGATCCAAATATTCCCGACTTGCGTTATGCCGACAAGGATGCGGAAGCCTTTGCCAATTTTTTTCGTTCTAAAGCAGGAGGATCACTGGATGACGATCACATAAAAATGTTGGTCAATGAAGCGGCAACCGGTGCTCAGATAGCAAATACCCTTGATTGGCTTGTAGAAGTTACAGGAGAGGGAGATCAGGTATATATCTACTTTTCAGGTCACGGTGATGTGGAATCAAAAAGAATTTCAAATCCCGGATATTTACTTGGCTGGGATTCACCATCAAGGGTATATATGGCTGGAGGATCAATAAATGTTCGGGACCTTCAGGATATCATTTCTACACTTTCGGTTGAAAAAAAAGCCAGAGTTGTACTCATCACAGATGCATGTCGGTCCGGAAAATTATCCGGCAGTGAAATTAATGGTGCGCAATTGACAGGTCAAAACCTTGCCAGACAATTTCAAAACGAAATTAAGATCTTGTCCTGTCAGCCTGACGAGTACAGTATTGAAGGCCAGCAATGGGGAGGAGGGAGGGGTGCATTTAGTTACCATCTGATAGATGGCCTGTATGGAATGGCAGACGGAAATTTGGATAATTTGGTTAGTTTGAAAGAATTGGGCCGTTATCTCGAAGACAAAGTGAGCGAAGAAGTAGCGCCACAAAAACAAAATCCCTTATTTGTTGGGAATGTAAGCGAAATAATGACAGGTGTCTTCCCTGATATTTTGGAAGAGTTAAAAAAGGTAGAATTGGAAAAATGA